A DNA window from Campylobacter concisus contains the following coding sequences:
- the grpE gene encoding nucleotide exchange factor GrpE: MSEEVKEQNLPEVEPVQEAASDSVNLDALGDISKVEKLEKELGEITDKYYRANAEFENIKKRYEKEKADVASYANEKFARDLLPVIDALEIAANFDPEDDEFAKKIKEGILITINQFKKCFEKHGVSEIATDAEFDPNVHNAVLRVDSEEKQSGQIVQALQKGYMINGRVLRPAMVSVAN, encoded by the coding sequence GTGAGCGAAGAGGTAAAAGAGCAAAATCTACCTGAGGTTGAGCCTGTGCAAGAGGCAGCTAGCGATAGTGTAAATTTAGATGCACTTGGCGATATCTCAAAAGTGGAGAAGCTCGAAAAAGAGCTTGGCGAGATCACTGATAAATATTACAGAGCAAATGCTGAGTTTGAAAATATCAAAAAGCGTTATGAAAAAGAGAAAGCAGACGTTGCAAGCTATGCAAATGAGAAATTTGCAAGGGACTTGCTACCAGTCATCGATGCGCTCGAGATCGCTGCAAATTTTGATCCAGAGGATGATGAATTTGCTAAAAAGATCAAAGAGGGCATTTTGATAACGATAAATCAGTTCAAGAAATGTTTTGAAAAGCATGGCGTGAGCGAGATCGCAACTGATGCCGAGTTTGATCCAAATGTGCATAATGCCGTTTTAAGGGTCGATAGTGAGGAGAAGCAAAGCGGTCAGATCGTGCAAGCTTTACAAAAAGGCTATATGATAAATGGTAGGGTTTTGCGCCCAGCTATGGTCAGTGTGGCAAACTAA
- a CDS encoding HrcA family transcriptional regulator gives MSKTNKRDLILNSIIEAYLQDNAPIGSNELGSRMSMAIPASTIRVYFKKLSDEGEITKLHISGGRIPTIAAMRRYWSEIFTESDINLEINDPRSLKMLCDEFELYCMIFGTIDKELLEILNLNDRYLVLNFSGDEIAIKFDARMYKFLNNLIGVSLDKLELICSQVGLSELKNKIRELKRTKIYFQENEILAFDMFKDRHFKMVFDPSFSLQMDEKLTFSPMFDENYMGLKFKANYLGSEAQMICAGSVYTDYVKFINLIKEAA, from the coding sequence GTGAGTAAAACAAATAAACGCGATTTGATACTAAATTCTATCATTGAAGCCTATTTGCAGGACAATGCGCCTATTGGTTCAAACGAGCTTGGCTCTCGTATGAGCATGGCGATACCAGCATCGACGATACGTGTTTATTTTAAAAAGCTTTCAGATGAGGGCGAGATCACAAAGCTTCACATAAGTGGCGGCAGGATCCCAACTATCGCTGCGATGAGAAGATATTGGAGTGAAATTTTTACTGAGAGCGACATAAATTTAGAGATAAATGACCCAAGAAGCCTAAAGATGCTCTGTGATGAGTTTGAGCTTTATTGTATGATTTTTGGTACGATCGATAAGGAGTTGCTAGAAATTTTAAATTTAAATGATAGATATCTGGTTTTAAATTTTAGTGGCGATGAGATCGCCATTAAATTTGATGCTAGGATGTATAAATTTTTAAACAACCTTATCGGAGTTAGCTTAGACAAGCTTGAGCTTATCTGTTCTCAAGTTGGCTTAAGCGAACTAAAAAACAAGATAAGAGAGCTTAAAAGGACTAAAATTTACTTCCAAGAAAATGAAATTTTAGCCTTTGATATGTTTAAGGATAGACACTTTAAGATGGTTTTTGACCCAAGTTTTAGCTTGCAGATGGACGAAAAGCTTACATTTTCTCCTATGTTTGATGAAAATTACATGGGGCTTAAATTTAAAGCAAACTACCTTGGTAGCGAGGCGCAGATGATCTGTGCTGGCAGTGTTTATACTGATTATGTGAAATTTATAAATCTAATAAAGGAGGCCGCGTGA